The Eubalaena glacialis isolate mEubGla1 chromosome 3, mEubGla1.1.hap2.+ XY, whole genome shotgun sequence nucleotide sequence TCATGGGAAAAAACCTTGCTCAATGACCTAGATATTTCCCATCTTAAAATTCTTTAAGATAGTATTTCAAGTCAAATTTTATTTCCCCGCACAATCCATGATTGTGCCATGATTTCCTATTTCACTTTGCCGGTATTCACACAACATTAGGTGTAACATTTTACAAGAATCCACCACAACCAGTTAAGCCTGACTGGCTCTATAGACAGTGACTTTACTTTCTGAACCAGAAATATTATAGGACACATGGGCTGCCAGCAGGGCAGAGCACTTTGTATCCAACCTGTATCCTTGAAACAGTCTCTCCTCCAACAAATGAGTCCTCAAAACTGCCACTGGGATTATCTTCATAAAATTGAAATCTGATCAAGCCACTCCGATGCTTTAACCCCTTTGAAATCTCTTCTTTTCCTATAGGATAAAATCTAAACTTTTTGGGTGGGCAACAAAATTCCAAATAGCCTGCCTCAAGACATCTCTTTCACCATTGCAGTTTCCATCCAGCCATTCTGAACTTCTCACCATGTCTTAACACAGCCCTTCCTAAATTCCATATCTTTGCACCTATATCCTCTCTCTGGAAATACtcttccccaccacacacacacacacacacacacacacacacacaccacacgagCGCATAAGCACATGTACTTATCCTTCAAGACAACTTCTTTCCCATGTTCTCCCACACAGTTAGCTGTTTCTAAACAACTTATCTGTGCCTCTATCAAAGCATTCACCACATTTTAtatcaatttatctatttatacatTTAGGTCCTCTCCTAAGCTGGAGTTCACTATCGTTTTAGATAAACTATATTAAGGAATAGCTCTAAATTATAACTGCTGGATTCTGGAGTCTGCTTTCTCCCCACTGTCATTAGGTAGGTTCTATCATGATCAAGACAACCACTTGGGGGAGATGTTGTAAAGATGTTACCAGCATAGGGTGGGTGAGGGGACAGACTAGTGACCTTTAATAACTCTAATAACGTTAATATCTGCAATAATTCTTCCAAACCTAAGATGATGAGTGCAACAACAGAAACAACCAGCATCAAAACAGCCTAGTTGTTTAATCAATAACCAGCAGTCGTAAAACCAGGGCTTCCATCGAGTTCCACAGTGTGGGAAGGCAGCATACTTACAGCTGTTCATTAGGTTGAAACTTCACATTAGATACTGCTTGGATTTAATAGCTGTGAATTTTCTATCTCTAGAAAGCTAATTAAAAGACTATCACTCCCCTTTTTGTTGGTTACTAAAGAAGTTTAGGAAGTATACCTACTGGAGAAGTATAAGACGTTAGAGAGGATTAATTTAGATAGGTGCTAATTCCAAAGAAGtggaacaataataacaaaaagccTTTCTTTCCTGACACAGAAGTTCTCTTTGAATACAAATATAAACTCTAGGCAAAATGCTTTGGCCCAAATAATTAGACTCCTGCTGACAATCAGAGTCAGCGGCAGACTGACGTCATGCCAAAGGACACGTAGTCTGAGCCTTTAACATAGAGTTCTAGGGCTAATTAGAAAAATTACACCATGCCACATCCAGTTCTGGAGTCTGTATTTCAGCTGCAGAAGGTGATAACAGTAATGTATGGTGTCACATCTTCAGTCTCGATCTAagacaaagaacaaaatacctttaAAAGAATTCCTGAAGAACAGGAGTCAGCCTTACTTGCCTCTTCCCAAACAcctaatgaaagagagagaaaacagggtTACCTTCAACAAGCAAATCTTTCTCATTCTCAATTTTCATCCACCTGATTTGCaagttattttttcccctctcctcctggaagtaaaacaataaaaacctAAGCCTCTTCTAGTCAGTTTCCAGTATAATGCAATACAGTGCCAGCTTTTGTTCCCAGAGCCTAAGACAGGCTGGGGAACCCCACATGTGCTCTCCAATGTCCATGGATGGCTGGAACTTAGAAAAGGTGCCTTCAGTTGACATAAGCTGTTTCAGCCTTGTCCAGAGTCTGAAGCCAGTTCTGTCCTGGGTGTCCCTCCTCAGACACTGGGGATACTGATTCTATTTGGTTCTAAGCCCCAGTTTCCTACTAACTGTAACGACTTGAACTAGAAtcctgtcctgcctctccctcctcagGAGGCTCCACACCACTGCAAGGATGCTAACACAGTTTTTCCAGAAGCAAAATCATCTAAACCAAACGTAGGTCATCAAAAAGCCATAGCCAAGAGGTAATCAGAAAAAAGAAGTTTCTAGGAGAAGAGAGGTCTCAGAAAGCATTGATCACAGACAGCATCTGATGAAAAATTTCCATCATCTCAGACAgtcaaaattatcaaaataacaGAGCCACGCAGCCCTGGGAGCTCCGCCTCCGCCAGTGGGACCCGGCACGACGCCTGGACCGGCGCTCAGTGGGCCCAGGCCTGCTGGAGGCGTGGGGGGCCGCCGCCTTCCGCCCCAAGAGCCCCGCGGGCCCTGTGGCACAGTACCAGAGGCCCGGCAGGTCACCAGGGAGCCGGATGCCCATGGCTGGCTTGCAGGTGGGACCCCCTGCGCGCTCCCCATTTGGCGCAGCTGCTCCACTTCGACCTGGCATGCCACCCACCATGATGGACCCATTCCGAAAACTCCTGCTTgtgccccaggcccagcccccgATGCCTGCCCAGCGCCGGAGGTTAAAGAGGAGGAAGGTGGCAGATAAAGTTCTACCTCAGCGAATTCGGGAGCTTGTCCCAGAGCCTCAGGCGTACATGGATCTCTTGGCTTTTGAGCGGAAGCTGGACCAAACCATTGCTCGAAAGCAGATGGAGATCCAGGAGGCCATCAAAGAGCCTCTGACGCAAAAACGAAAGCTGCGGATCTATATTTCTAATATGTTCCGTCCCAGCAAGGCAGAAGGTGATAGTGCAGGAACTGCAGGGACCCCCGGGGGGAAACCCCGCAGGGGACAAGGTGGCTTCCTGGGAACTCCGAGTAGAGGGAAAACTGCTGGATGAGCCTAGGAAACAGAAGAGGAAGTTTTCTTCAGTCTTTAAGAGCCTCGTCATTGAGCTGGACAAGGAACTGTACGGGCCTGACGACCACCTGGTGGAGTGGCACCGGATGCCCACCACCCAGGAGACAGATGGCTTCCAGGTGAAACGGCCTGGAGACCTCAACGTCAAGTGCACCCTCCTGCTCATGCTGGATCATCAGCCTCCCCAGTACAAGTTGGACCCCCGACTGCGGAGGCTGCTGGGGGTGCACACACAGACGAGGGCTGCCATCATGCAGGCCCTGTGGCTCTACATCAAACACAGCCAGCTGCAGGACGGCCAAGAGCGGGAGTACGTCAACTGCAGCCGGTACTTCCGCCAGATCTTCAGTTGTGGCCAACTCCGTTTCTCTGAGATTGCCATGAAGCTAGCCAGGTTGCTGCAGCATCCAGACCCCATTGTCGTCAACCATGTAATTAGCGTGGACCCTAACAACCAGAAGAAGACAGGCTGTTATGACATTGATGTGGAGATGGATGACCCACTCAAGGCCCAGAGGAGCAATTTTCTGGCCTCTACCACCAATCAGCAGGAGATTGCCTCCCTTGATGTCAAAATCCATGAGACCATTGAATCCATCAACCAGGTGAAGACCCAGAGGGATCTCACGCTCAGTTTTAGCACTGACCCCCAGGACTTCATCCAGGAATGGCTCCGTTCCCAGCGCCGGGACCTCAAGATTATCACTGATGTGATTGGGAATCCTGAGGAGGAGAGACAAGCTGCTTTCTACCACAAGCCCTGGGCCCAGGAACCAGTGGGGAGGCACATCATTGCCAAGGTGCAGCAGCAAAGGCAGGAACTGGAACAGGTGCTGGGAATCTGCCTGACCTAACTGCTCAGGgaccccttcctttcttcccagccCTGGAGCCAGCCCCTCCTCAGCCTGGAAGGGGCCCACCCTCTGGGGCACAGACATGTAGGATGAGGGGGTGAGGGGTGTCTCCTGTCACCCTCTGCTCCCCAGCTTTAGTTTCATAAGTGTAGTGATAGGATTCCTTGT carries:
- the LOC133088362 gene encoding SWI/SNF-related matrix-associated actin-dependent regulator of chromatin subfamily D member 2-like, which gives rise to MAGLQVGPPARSPFGAAAPLRPGMPPTMMDPFRKLLLVPQAQPPMPAQRRRLKRRKVADKVLPQRIRELVPEPQAYMDLLAFERKLDQTIARKQMEIQEAIKEPLTQKRKLRIYISNMFRPSKAEGDSAGTVASWELRVEGKLLDEPRKQKRKFSSVFKSLVIELDKELYGPDDHLVEWHRMPTTQETDGFQVKRPGDLNVKCTLLLMLDHQPPQYKLDPRLRRLLGVHTQTRAAIMQALWLYIKHSQLQDGQEREYVNCSRYFRQIFSCGQLRFSEIAMKLARLLQHPDPIVVNHVISVDPNNQKKTGCYDIDVEMDDPLKAQRSNFLASTTNQQEIASLDVKIHETIESINQVKTQRDLTLSFSTDPQDFIQEWLRSQRRDLKIITDVIGNPEEERQAAFYHKPWAQEPVGRHIIAKVQQQRQELEQVLGICLT